A segment of the Agromyces sp. H17E-10 genome:
AGGACTCGCCGTGGCTCGCATACCCCTTCGCCGGCAGCCCGTTGAGCAGCAGCAGCACGTCGTCGCGGTGCGGCCCGACGAGCGTGACCCCGCGCTCGAGCTCTTTCGCGCGAAGCGCGCGAAGCGCGCCGGCGAACCGCTCGGCGGTGTTGACCGCCGGCTGAGCAGCGCCCGACGGGTCTCGATACGCGTCGTCGGTGCGCTCGGGCGCCACGCGACCACCGGTGGTCGCGTCGAAACCCGTCGATTCGCCGTCGACATCGGCCCCGTCGACCGACAGCACGGCGCGTAGCTCGGGCCGGTGATCGGCGTCGACGATCGACCGGTAGGCCGCCGCGACCGGTTCGGCGAGCTCGGCGATGAGCGCCACGCGCTGGTCGATGAGCTCGGTGCCGAGTTCGACGAGCCGTTCGTCCCAGATGTCGAGGGTCGTCAGCTTGTCGGCGGCGAGACCGCGGGCGCGGGCACTCTTGAGCAGCGAGTTGCGCTGCTTCAGCACGCGGTCGTAGTCGGCCATGACGCCCGCGAGTCGCGGTGAGCGCTGGACGAGCAGTTCATCGAGCATGCGTCGCCGGACCCCGGGTTCGCCGCGCACGATCGCCAGGTCTTCGGGCGCGAACAGCACGCTGTGCGCGTAGCGCGGCAGCTCGCGGGTCTTGACCGCGGAGCGATTGAGCTGCGCACGGTTCGCACCCTGCCGGTTGAGCTGCAGCTCGACGAGCAGACGGCGGTCGCCGTGGGCGAGCTGCGCCCGAATGATCGCCGCGTCGGCACCGGCACGGATGAGCGCCTGGTCGCTCGACACCCGGTGCGAGCCGAGGGTCGCGAGGTAGCCGATCGACTCGACGAGGTTCGTCTTGCCCTGGCCGTTGCGGCCGACCAGCACGGTCGCGCCCGGGCCGAGCTCGAGCTCGGCCCTCGCGTAGTTGCGGTAGTCGGTCAGTGAGAGGCGGGCGACGTGCACGGGCACCACTCCTCTCGATCGACCAGGACGACGTTACCGGCGGCGACCGACACTCGCCCGAGACATCCGGCACCACGGATTTCGAGGAGCGGCCGACCCGTCGGGCGCTCCTCAACCGGCATGGACCCCGATCAGCGCAGCAGCAGGTTGGGCTGCAGCAGGTAGCGGTAGCTGTCGGAGCCGGCCTGTTCGCGCGAGGTCTGGCTCGTGATGAGCACCGGGCCCGGCTTGTTCGGGTTCTCGGTCTTCGTGAACGAGATGCGCACGTACTCCGAGTGCACGGCGCCGAGGCCGTCGAGCAGGAACTGCGGCTTCAACGACACGACCGTGTCGTCGCCCGTGAGGATCGCGTCGATCGATTCCGATGCCTGGGCCTGCTCGGAGCCGATCGCCTCGAGGGTGAGCCCGTCGGCGGAGAAGCTGTAGCGCAGGGCGGCCTCGCGCTCGAGGACGAGCGCGACACGACGGGTCGCCTCGATCAGGTCAGCGGTGTTCATGACCGCGTAGTTGTCGACCGTGTCGGGGAAGAGCCGGCGCACGGGCGGGAAGTTGCCCTTGATGAGCAGCGACGTGACGGTCTTCTTGTCGGCGCTGAAGGCGATGAGCTCGCGGTCGTCGCGGCTCGTGATCGCGACCGAGATGTTGCCCGAGTGGCCGAAGGTCTTGCCGACCTCTTGCAGAGTGCGCGCCGGGACGAGGGCGGTGACGGCTTCGGCGTCGCCCGCGCCGGCGACGCTGCCGCCGTCCCAGTCGATCTCGCGCACGGCGACGCGGTAGCGGTCGGTCGCGACGAGCCCGAGGCTGTTCTCGCGCACCTCGAGCTGCACGCCGGTGATGACGGGGGTGACGTCGTCGCGCGACGCCGCGACGGCGACCTGCGCGACGGCGGCCGCGAACTCCTCGGCCGGAACGAGACCCGACTGCTCGCCGATCTCGGGGATGGACGGATACTCCTCGACGGGCATCGACAGCAGGGTGAAGCTCGCCGAGCCGCAGCTCACCGAGATGCGGCTCTCTTCGGTCGCGACGCGCACGGGCGCGTTCGGCAGGCGGCCGGCGATCTCGGCGAGGAGGCGGCCGGAGACGAGCACGGTGCCGGGCTCCTCGACGTCGGCCTGGATCTCGGTCTGCGAGGACACCTCGTAGTCGAAGGAGGAGAGCACGAGGCCGTCGGCGTTCGCCTGGATCAGCACGCCCGACAGGATCGGCAGCGTGGTGCGCTGCGGCAGCAGCTTGACGGCGAAGGAAACGGCCTCACTGAAGACGTCGCGATTGACCTGGAACTTCACGGTTCTCCCGTCGTGGATGTCGCTTGGTGGGTCCCATGCTATCCGCAGAGCCGTTCGGGGCGCCGGTGAATCGAGCCCGCCTGTGCGAACACCCGACCCGCGCTCGACGCGCGCCGACCTCGAGGTTGTGGGAATCGACCCTTAATCACTCTCTCTTAACGGTGTTAACCGTTGTGGAAACTGTGGATGGTGTTCGGAGACCCGCGGAACGATGCCGATCGAGGGGGTTCGGGTCTGTGCACACCGTGTGGAATCGTCGACGGATGCAGCGGGGCGGCGTCGATCGCCGAACGGTGTTCTGCACAGGGCGCAGAACGGTGTCAACAGTCCCGTCGCGGTTGCTCGTTAACAATCCACAGGTTCTCCACAACTGTGGGAACCGTTCGGAGATGGGTCTGCACGGGCGCTGCAGAGCCTGCTCGGGCTGGTTGAGGAGCGACGAAGGAGCGTCTCGAAACCATGTAACGGCGGGACTGGGTTTCGAGACGGTCGCTCGGCTCCCTCCTCAACCAACCGACGCGGGTCAGCGGTAGCGCGTCGTCTGCTTGATGCGCGCGGTGAGCTCGGTCACCTGGTTGTAGATCGAGCGGCGCTCCTTCATGAGCTCCGAGATCTTCTTGTTCGCGTACATCACCGTCGTGTGGTCGCGGTTGCCGAAGAGCTGCCCGATCTTCGGCAGCGAGAGGTTCGTGAGCTCGCGGCAGAGGTACATCGCGATCTGGCGTGCCGTCGCGACCGCCTGCGAACGGCTCGAGCCGTAGAGGTCGTCGACGGTGAGCTTGAAGTAGTCCGCCGTCGCCGTGATGATGTCGACCGGTGCCACCACGTTGTCCGAGTCATCCGTGATCAGGTCTTTGAGCACCGTCTGCACGAGCGGCATGTCGACGGGCGTGCGGTTGAGGCTCGCGAACGCCGTGACGCGGATGAGCGTGCCCTCGAGCTCGCGGATGTTCGAGGAGACCTTGGACGCCATGTACTCGAGGATGTCGTCGGGCACCTGCAGTCGGTCGGACTGCGCCTTCTTGCGGAGGATCGCGATGCGCGTCTCGAGGTCGGGCGCCTGGACGTCGGTGATGAGGCCCCACTCGAACCGGCTGCGCATGCGGTCCTCGAAGCCCGTGAGGTGCTTCGGCGGCACATCGCTCGTGATCACGACCTGCTTGTTGTGGTCGTGCAGCTGGTTGAAGGTGTGGAAGAACGCCTCCTGCGTCTCGGCCTTGCCCTGCAGGAACTGGATGTCGTCGATCAGCAGGATGTCGATGTTGCGGTACCGCTGCTGGAAGAGGGAGCCGCGGTTGTTCGCGATCGAGTTGATGAAGTCGTTCGTGAACTCCTCGGAGGAGACGTACCTGACGCGGATGCCCGGATAGAGGCTCATCGCGTAGTGGCCGATGGCGTGCAGGAGGTGCGTCTTGCCGAGACCCGAGTCGCCGTAGATGAAGAGCGGGTTGTACGCCTTGGCCGGCGCCTCGGCCACGGCGACCGCGGCGGCATGCGCGAACCGGTTCGACTGGCCGATGACGAAGCTGTCGAACGAGTACTTCGGGTTCAGCCGCGTATCGCGCGGCGTGACCGGGCTCGTGTTCTCGAACACCGACTGCGGCGATGCCGGCAGCTCGACGGGGTCGGGCTCGGTCGCGTAGCCGGCCTGCTGCTCGGCGGCCGCGCGCACCTCTTCGAGCTCGGGGTTCACGACGACGTAGAAGGAGGTCACGGGCGACGGTGCCTCGACCGTGCTCATGGCCGAGAGGAGCGAGACCCGCATGCGCTGGTTGAGCATGCTCGCGGTGAAGTCGTTCGGCACCTCGAGGTAGAAGGTGCCGGCGGCGATGCCCTTCGGTTCGACCAGGTTGAGGAAGCCCTGGAGCATCGGGGTGATCGCGTCGTCGTCCGACAGTCGATCGAGGATCGTCGCCCACGTCTCGGAAATGGGCTGTTCGGTCATCGTTCCCCGCAATCAAGTTTCGGTGCTCTCGTGGGCCGCTCATCGATCCCCCATCGACGAAGCGAGCGGCGCGAGGCGAGTGTTCACAACGTTCTCCACCGCCTGTGGGGAGATTCGGGAACTCGCCCGGGATTCCGCGCACGAAGCTGGGGATAACTGGTGTCAAACGCTATCCGAGGATGCCGCCGCCGACAAATGCCGATCGGAGGATTCGACATCGCGGGCGTGTCGTTCCACAGGTGGTATCGAGGTTCGAGCGATACTGTGGGGTTCGAATTGCGCCGTCGTGCGCGGCCGCCGGTTTGACCGGGGGCCGTCGAGGCCGTAGTTTTAATCAGTTGACCCCAGCCCTTTCGGGCACCCAGTTTTCCCGCCGCCGCGCTGCAGCACGTGTCGCAGCCACTTTCCGGCGAGGAGATCCGACAGCCGGAGAAGAAGAATGAGCAAGCGTACGTTCCAGCCGAACAACCGTCGTCGCGCCAAGAAGCACGGCTTCCGCCTTCGCATGCGCACCCGTGCGGGCCGTGCCATCCTGTCGGCACGCCGCGCCAAGGGCCGCACCGAGCTCTCCGCGTAATTCGTCGGTGCTCGCCAAAGCCAATCGCATCACGAGCGCCGACGACTACCGAGTCATCGTGCGCCGCGGTGCGAAGGTCGCCGGTGCCCACACCGTGAGCTACATGCGTTCACGGGAGTCGGGCACCGACGCGCGCTTCGGCTTCATCGTCTCGAAGAAGGTCGGCGGCGCGGTGCGCCGCAACCTCGTGCGACGTCGCCTCAAGGCGGCGTGCTACGAGGTGCTCGGCGACGGCTTCGCAGGCACCGACATCGTGGTGCGGGCACTGCCCTCGGCGGCCGACGCCGATTGGGCGGCATTGAGGGCCGACGTGGTCCGGGCGGTCGAGAAGCGCCGTGCGCGTACGACGTCGACGAAACAGCAACAGGGCGGGTCGCATGCGTGACCTCGCCCTTTTCGTCGTACTCATCCCCCGTAACCTCGGGGTCCTCCTGATCCGCGGTTACCGCAAGCTCATCTCTCCGCTCTACGGCGACGTGTGCCGCTACTACCCGACCTGCTCGGCCTACGGGCTCGGATCGGTGCAGCAGCGCGGGCTCGTCATCGGCTCGGTGCTGACCGCGTGGCGCATCCTGCGCTGCAACCCCTGGTCGCCCGGCGGCATCGACGATGTCCGGCCCGCTCGCCACGATCGCTATCGCGTGACCCGATTCGGCTGGGTGCTCCCGGCCGGGTATGTGAAGGCGGATGCCTCGGCGCCGACGCCGCACAACCATCACGGGTCGCACGCCGGCCACGAGGCATCCTTCGAATTCTCGGCGCAGCGGATGCCCGCCGCAGCAGCCGCCATGATCTCCTCCCCCAGCCCGTCCCGAAAGGACTGACCCCAGCCCATGGATCTCATCAGCCTGGTTCTCTGGCCCATCAAATGGGCCGTCGAGCTGATCCTCGTCGCCTTCCACTCCTTCTGGGACTTCCTCGGGATGGACCCGAACGCGGGCGTCACCTGGGTGCTCTCGATCGTCGGCCTCGTGCTCGTGGTCCGCGCGGCCCTCATCCCGATCTTCGTCCGGCAGATCAAGAGCCAGCGCCGCATGCTCGAAGTGGCGCCGCAGCTCAAGAAGATCCAGGACAAGTACAAGGGCAAGAAGGACCAGCTCTCTCGCGAGGCGATGTCGCGCGAGACCATGGAGCTCTACAAGAAGACGGGCACCAACCCGCTCTCGTCGTGCCTGCCGCTGCTGCTGCAGATGCCGATCTTCTTCGCCCTGTTCTCGGTGCTCAACGACGCACAGCACGACAAGGCCGGCGTCGGCCTGCTCACGCAGGAGCTCGCCAACTCGTTCGCGAACTCCGAGTTCCTCGGCGCTCCGCTGAACTCGACGTTCATCCAGCAGTGGAACCTCATGATCGCGGGCGATCCGTTCAGCGTGAACACGATGATCATCGCCCTGTCGATGATCGTGCTCATGACCGCATCGCAGTTCATCACCCAGCTGCAGATCGTCTCGAAGAACATGTCGCCCGAGACCAAGGCGAGCCCGATGTTCCGGCAGCAGCGCATCCTCCTCTACCTGCTCCCCCTCGTGTTCGCGTTCTCGGGTGTCGCCTTCCCGCTCGGCGTCATGTTCTACTGGCTCGTCTCGAACTTCTGGACCATGGGTCAGCAGTTCGTGGTCATCCGCAACATGCCCACGCCCGGCAGTGAGGCCGCGAAGGCCCGCGAGGCGCGTCTTGCCAAGAAGGGCAAGCTCGTGGTCGAGGACAAGGGCGACTCGACGACCGTCGTCGTGGAAGAGAAGAAGTCGCAGCGGCAGCAGCCGATGAGCAAGTCGCGCGCCAAGAAGCAGGGAAAGTAAGAACGATGACCGACGTGCAGCACGACGCCGACGAGCGCTCGACCGCCCAGCTCGAAGAAGAGGGCGACATCGCCGCCGACTACATCGAGGAACTGCTCGACATCACCGACCTCGACGGTGACATCGACATCGATGCGCGCAACGGTCGCGCGTACATCTCGGTGAACGCCGGCGACGGCGCGAACCTGAGCCTGCTCTCCAAGCCTGAGACGGTGAGCGCGCTGCAGGAGTTGACTCGCCTCGCAGTGCAGACCAAGACCGGCGCCTTCTCGCGCCTCATCCTCGACATCGGCGGCTCGCG
Coding sequences within it:
- the rnpA gene encoding ribonuclease P protein component; this encodes MLAKANRITSADDYRVIVRRGAKVAGAHTVSYMRSRESGTDARFGFIVSKKVGGAVRRNLVRRRLKAACYEVLGDGFAGTDIVVRALPSAADADWAALRADVVRAVEKRRARTTSTKQQQGGSHA
- the yidD gene encoding membrane protein insertion efficiency factor YidD, which encodes MRDLALFVVLIPRNLGVLLIRGYRKLISPLYGDVCRYYPTCSAYGLGSVQQRGLVIGSVLTAWRILRCNPWSPGGIDDVRPARHDRYRVTRFGWVLPAGYVKADASAPTPHNHHGSHAGHEASFEFSAQRMPAAAAAMISSPSPSRKD
- a CDS encoding Jag family protein encodes the protein MTDVQHDADERSTAQLEEEGDIAADYIEELLDITDLDGDIDIDARNGRAYISVNAGDGANLSLLSKPETVSALQELTRLAVQTKTGAFSRLILDIGGSRDARRDELATLVSRAVERIEGGATEAALPPMSSYERKLVHDLVAEQGFHSESRGEGADRHTVITRVG
- the rpmH gene encoding 50S ribosomal protein L34, translating into MSKRTFQPNNRRRAKKHGFRLRMRTRAGRAILSARRAKGRTELSA
- the yidC gene encoding membrane protein insertase YidC, whose product is MDLISLVLWPIKWAVELILVAFHSFWDFLGMDPNAGVTWVLSIVGLVLVVRAALIPIFVRQIKSQRRMLEVAPQLKKIQDKYKGKKDQLSREAMSRETMELYKKTGTNPLSSCLPLLLQMPIFFALFSVLNDAQHDKAGVGLLTQELANSFANSEFLGAPLNSTFIQQWNLMIAGDPFSVNTMIIALSMIVLMTASQFITQLQIVSKNMSPETKASPMFRQQRILLYLLPLVFAFSGVAFPLGVMFYWLVSNFWTMGQQFVVIRNMPTPGSEAAKAREARLAKKGKLVVEDKGDSTTVVVEEKKSQRQQPMSKSRAKKQGK
- the dnaA gene encoding chromosomal replication initiator protein DnaA is translated as MTEQPISETWATILDRLSDDDAITPMLQGFLNLVEPKGIAAGTFYLEVPNDFTASMLNQRMRVSLLSAMSTVEAPSPVTSFYVVVNPELEEVRAAAEQQAGYATEPDPVELPASPQSVFENTSPVTPRDTRLNPKYSFDSFVIGQSNRFAHAAAVAVAEAPAKAYNPLFIYGDSGLGKTHLLHAIGHYAMSLYPGIRVRYVSSEEFTNDFINSIANNRGSLFQQRYRNIDILLIDDIQFLQGKAETQEAFFHTFNQLHDHNKQVVITSDVPPKHLTGFEDRMRSRFEWGLITDVQAPDLETRIAILRKKAQSDRLQVPDDILEYMASKVSSNIRELEGTLIRVTAFASLNRTPVDMPLVQTVLKDLITDDSDNVVAPVDIITATADYFKLTVDDLYGSSRSQAVATARQIAMYLCRELTNLSLPKIGQLFGNRDHTTVMYANKKISELMKERRSIYNQVTELTARIKQTTRYR
- the recF gene encoding DNA replication/repair protein RecF (All proteins in this family for which functions are known are DNA-binding proteins that assist the filamentation of RecA onto DNA for the initiation of recombination or recombinational repair.), with protein sequence MHVARLSLTDYRNYARAELELGPGATVLVGRNGQGKTNLVESIGYLATLGSHRVSSDQALIRAGADAAIIRAQLAHGDRRLLVELQLNRQGANRAQLNRSAVKTRELPRYAHSVLFAPEDLAIVRGEPGVRRRMLDELLVQRSPRLAGVMADYDRVLKQRNSLLKSARARGLAADKLTTLDIWDERLVELGTELIDQRVALIAELAEPVAAAYRSIVDADHRPELRAVLSVDGADVDGESTGFDATTGGRVAPERTDDAYRDPSGAAQPAVNTAERFAGALRALRAKELERGVTLVGPHRDDVLLLLNGLPAKGYASHGESWSFALAIRLASAELLRRDSATGDPVLVLDDVFAELDRLRRERLAEAIVGFEQVLVTAAVLEDVPAPLTARIVHIEAGRIVDVDDPSPAPATETETETEIETETPTDIPIDEEGARP
- the dnaN gene encoding DNA polymerase III subunit beta, whose protein sequence is MKFQVNRDVFSEAVSFAVKLLPQRTTLPILSGVLIQANADGLVLSSFDYEVSSQTEIQADVEEPGTVLVSGRLLAEIAGRLPNAPVRVATEESRISVSCGSASFTLLSMPVEEYPSIPEIGEQSGLVPAEEFAAAVAQVAVAASRDDVTPVITGVQLEVRENSLGLVATDRYRVAVREIDWDGGSVAGAGDAEAVTALVPARTLQEVGKTFGHSGNISVAITSRDDRELIAFSADKKTVTSLLIKGNFPPVRRLFPDTVDNYAVMNTADLIEATRRVALVLEREAALRYSFSADGLTLEAIGSEQAQASESIDAILTGDDTVVSLKPQFLLDGLGAVHSEYVRISFTKTENPNKPGPVLITSQTSREQAGSDSYRYLLQPNLLLR